From Halostella salina, one genomic window encodes:
- a CDS encoding ArsR/SmtB family transcription factor yields the protein MSDSMDGRSADAVFGLLADSTRVEILRAVAVKQSELPQRSGPMRLSFSDIYDAVDVDNTSKLSYHLGELTGTFLRKDEDGYSFTHAGQELVRFVLSGNYERPPAFGPVETRGTCLFCGATELEARFQHELFFVVCTDCEEPAMGYFLKPAQARAWDGEELVRMAIRKQTFDYRQVRRGVCPTCAGPLSTVVMDASDSPLPDADSFVAVDRCEACLRRYSGPLTYGVAHHPASVAFHWDHGIDVLSEGIRLFNDRIRAGRWTSEQAATDPAEYAVELREGDDVLRARLDDTATVIHTERVRRSGVGQPE from the coding sequence ATGAGCGACTCGATGGACGGCCGGTCGGCCGACGCGGTCTTCGGACTCCTCGCCGACAGCACGCGCGTCGAGATCCTGCGGGCAGTCGCGGTCAAACAGTCCGAGCTGCCACAGCGGTCGGGACCGATGCGGCTGTCGTTCTCCGACATCTACGACGCGGTCGACGTCGACAACACGTCGAAGCTGTCGTACCACCTCGGGGAGCTGACTGGCACCTTCCTCCGCAAGGACGAGGACGGGTACTCCTTTACCCACGCCGGGCAGGAGCTCGTTCGCTTCGTTCTCTCGGGCAACTACGAGCGACCGCCGGCGTTCGGCCCGGTGGAGACTCGCGGGACGTGCCTGTTCTGCGGTGCGACGGAACTGGAGGCCCGGTTCCAGCACGAGCTGTTCTTCGTCGTCTGTACCGACTGCGAGGAACCCGCGATGGGCTACTTCCTCAAGCCCGCGCAGGCGCGGGCCTGGGACGGCGAGGAACTGGTCCGGATGGCGATCCGGAAACAGACGTTCGACTACCGGCAGGTCAGACGCGGGGTCTGTCCGACCTGCGCCGGCCCGCTCTCGACCGTGGTGATGGACGCCAGCGACTCGCCGTTACCCGACGCGGACTCGTTCGTGGCGGTGGACCGCTGCGAGGCGTGTCTGCGCCGCTACTCCGGACCGTTGACCTACGGCGTCGCGCACCATCCCGCGTCGGTCGCCTTCCACTGGGACCACGGGATCGACGTGCTGTCGGAGGGGATCCGGCTGTTCAACGACCGCATTCGGGCGGGGCGCTGGACCTCCGAGCAGGCAGCGACGGACCCCGCCGAGTACGCGGTCGAGTTGCGCGAGGGCGACGACGTGCTTCGTGCCCGCCTCGACGACACCGCGACGGTGATCCACACGGAGCGCGTGCGACGCAGCGGCGTCGGTCAGCCGGAATAG
- a CDS encoding class I SAM-dependent methyltransferase, which translates to MNSTERPEHGRAQSAERGADAGTDPVGNRPMSTDEIRAAYADYADAFRRFERFDRLFVGGYRERQFGDAEGRVLDVACGTGTNFPYLPGTVDLVGVDISPEMLAGARDRLADLELDGTVRRMDAQNLDFPDDSFDTVISALSTCTFPDPVAALREMERVCDPDGRILLVEHGRSSVGPVARFQEWRADAHYETAGCRWTQEPLAVVDEAGLTVRRADSGFLGMITTVEAVPE; encoded by the coding sequence ATGAACTCGACCGAACGACCCGAGCACGGACGAGCACAGTCCGCCGAGCGCGGGGCCGACGCCGGCACCGACCCCGTCGGAAACCGGCCAATGTCCACCGACGAGATCCGGGCCGCCTACGCCGACTACGCCGACGCATTCCGGCGGTTCGAACGGTTCGACCGCTTGTTCGTCGGCGGCTACCGGGAGCGGCAGTTCGGCGACGCCGAGGGCCGCGTCCTCGACGTCGCCTGCGGCACCGGGACGAACTTCCCGTACCTCCCCGGGACGGTCGACCTCGTCGGCGTCGACATCAGCCCGGAGATGCTGGCGGGTGCCCGCGACCGGCTCGCCGACCTCGAACTCGACGGGACGGTCCGCCGGATGGACGCCCAGAACCTCGACTTTCCGGACGACAGCTTCGACACCGTGATCTCGGCGCTGTCGACCTGCACGTTCCCGGACCCGGTCGCCGCTCTGCGGGAGATGGAGCGCGTCTGCGACCCCGACGGCCGGATCCTGCTCGTCGAACACGGCCGGAGCAGCGTCGGTCCGGTCGCGCGCTTCCAGGAGTGGCGCGCCGACGCTCACTACGAGACGGCCGGCTGTCGCTGGACGCAGGAACCGCTGGCCGTCGTCGACGAGGCGGGGCTGACGGTCCGGCGCGCCGACTCCGGCTTCCTCGGGATGATCACGACGGTCGAGGCCGTCCCGGAGTGA
- a CDS encoding efflux RND transporter permease subunit: MSGSSLKRLVDGWVGMLTTHSWAVVLVMLVLTAGMAVGATGMNTDSGGGGNAMLPETTPDRKADYVAERYGDGSGGGDPVRVEVYVRDADGNALSKAALLDALRYQRAVTDNASVATATPDDGGVRSVPSLVARRLADDPDADLDAQVAALDGASEQAVDAALRGTLTADSAALRLLPASYEPGTATAESHRLLFAFEAADDGEAPSAATKALFAEADGREDPEFFTLGEHAIAQNSERMNRNTAQFVLPIALALIVGVLAFTYRDVVDVAVGLVGVVVSVVWMFGILGWLNVAAGITMIVGPVLIAGLSIDYGFHVFTRYRENRGPDEGVRPPMRRAVRAVAFALGLVTLTTAIGFLSNVVNPVPDIRALGIGITLGVVSSFVVFLTLVPALKVGVDSLLERFGLDRRKRPLGESALVRPLLQASVGLAKRAAPAVIVLALVAGSSGAVAWTALDEKPFERQTEPAAEWKTELPGPMAWDGGDYSLHRSYVNEQYRAVADDESERVQLLVEGDVTDADTLDRVQRGADALAADRRGSARVVSPVTVMGSVAERNDAFAETLAAADTDGDGVPDRNVGAVYDRLYEVAPGAASRVIERTDGEYRSVRVVGPADGTGTLDERAGDQRVAATAVASGDDDLTVTAVSGTTIRQAGIAALTDGILRVMALALAAVLLALVAVSWRVHGSASLGVVTGVPVALVTGLVVTGMYLLDVPLTMLTALLMSLVIGLGIDYNIHLSDRFAGELRDGRAPSAALEAAVVGTGGALLGSALTTAVAFLSLTLHPSPQLQNFGTLVVLALLAAFVVSTVVLPSMLALWARAGRSEAIRGGSERPAAAADD; this comes from the coding sequence ATGTCGGGATCCAGCCTCAAACGGCTCGTCGACGGATGGGTCGGCATGCTCACGACCCATAGCTGGGCGGTCGTCCTCGTGATGCTCGTGCTGACGGCCGGGATGGCCGTCGGGGCGACGGGGATGAACACCGACAGCGGCGGGGGCGGCAACGCGATGCTGCCCGAGACGACGCCCGACCGGAAGGCCGACTACGTCGCCGAGCGCTACGGCGACGGGTCGGGGGGCGGCGACCCGGTGCGCGTCGAGGTGTACGTCCGCGACGCCGACGGGAACGCGCTGTCGAAGGCCGCGCTGCTCGACGCGCTACGCTACCAGCGGGCGGTGACCGACAACGCGTCCGTCGCCACCGCGACGCCCGACGACGGCGGGGTCCGGAGCGTCCCCAGCCTCGTCGCGCGGCGACTGGCGGACGACCCGGACGCGGACCTCGACGCGCAGGTCGCCGCGCTCGACGGCGCGAGCGAGCAGGCGGTCGACGCCGCCCTCCGCGGGACGCTCACCGCGGATTCGGCGGCGCTGCGCCTGCTGCCCGCCAGCTACGAGCCGGGCACCGCGACCGCCGAGAGCCACCGCCTGCTGTTCGCGTTCGAGGCGGCCGACGACGGCGAGGCACCGAGCGCCGCGACGAAGGCGCTGTTCGCGGAAGCGGACGGCCGCGAGGACCCCGAGTTCTTCACGCTCGGCGAGCACGCCATCGCCCAAAACAGCGAGCGGATGAACCGGAACACGGCCCAGTTCGTCCTCCCCATCGCGCTGGCGCTGATCGTCGGCGTCCTCGCGTTCACGTACCGCGACGTCGTCGACGTGGCGGTCGGGCTGGTCGGCGTCGTCGTCTCCGTCGTCTGGATGTTCGGGATCCTCGGCTGGCTGAACGTCGCCGCCGGGATCACGATGATCGTCGGGCCGGTGCTGATCGCCGGGTTGAGCATCGACTACGGGTTCCACGTGTTCACGCGCTACCGCGAGAACCGCGGCCCCGACGAGGGCGTCCGACCGCCGATGCGCCGCGCCGTCCGGGCCGTCGCGTTCGCGCTCGGCCTCGTGACGCTGACCACGGCGATCGGCTTCCTCTCGAACGTCGTCAACCCCGTGCCGGACATCCGCGCGCTGGGGATCGGGATCACGCTCGGCGTCGTCTCGTCGTTCGTGGTGTTCCTGACGCTCGTCCCGGCGCTGAAGGTCGGGGTCGATAGCCTGCTGGAGCGCTTCGGGCTCGACCGCCGGAAGCGACCGCTCGGCGAGAGCGCCCTCGTCCGGCCCCTGCTGCAGGCCAGCGTCGGGCTGGCGAAGCGGGCCGCGCCGGCCGTCATCGTCCTCGCGCTGGTCGCGGGCAGCAGCGGCGCGGTCGCGTGGACGGCGCTGGACGAGAAGCCGTTCGAGCGCCAGACGGAACCGGCCGCGGAGTGGAAGACCGAACTCCCCGGGCCGATGGCCTGGGACGGCGGGGACTACAGCCTGCACCGGAGCTACGTCAACGAGCAGTACCGCGCGGTCGCCGACGACGAGAGCGAGCGCGTCCAGCTGCTCGTCGAGGGCGACGTGACCGACGCGGACACGTTAGACCGCGTCCAGCGCGGCGCTGACGCTCTCGCCGCGGACCGGCGGGGGAGCGCCCGCGTCGTCTCGCCCGTGACCGTCATGGGCTCGGTCGCCGAGCGCAACGACGCGTTCGCGGAGACCCTCGCGGCCGCCGACACGGACGGCGACGGCGTGCCGGACCGGAACGTCGGGGCGGTGTACGACCGCCTCTACGAGGTCGCGCCCGGCGCGGCGAGCCGCGTGATAGAGCGGACCGACGGCGAGTACCGGTCGGTGCGCGTCGTCGGCCCCGCCGACGGCACCGGCACCCTCGATGAGCGCGCCGGCGACCAGCGTGTGGCCGCCACGGCGGTCGCGTCCGGCGACGACGACCTGACCGTCACGGCCGTCAGCGGCACGACGATCCGGCAGGCCGGGATCGCTGCGCTCACCGACGGCATCCTCCGCGTGATGGCGCTGGCGCTGGCGGCGGTGCTGCTCGCCCTGGTCGCAGTCTCGTGGCGCGTCCACGGGAGCGCCTCGCTGGGCGTGGTCACGGGCGTCCCCGTCGCGCTGGTGACCGGGCTCGTCGTCACCGGCATGTATCTGCTCGACGTGCCCCTGACGATGCTGACGGCGCTCCTGATGAGCCTCGTCATCGGGCTGGGGATCGACTACAACATCCACCTGAGCGACCGGTTCGCCGGGGAACTGCGCGACGGCCGCGCCCCGTCCGCGGCGCTCGAAGCCGCCGTCGTCGGCACCGGGGGCGCGCTGCTCGGCAGCGCCCTGACCACCGCCGTCGCGTTCCTCTCGCTGACGCTTCACCCCTCCCCCCAGCTACAGAACTTCGGCACGCTGGTCGTGCTGGCCCTGCTCGCCGCCTTCGTCGTGAGCACCGTCGTCCTCCCGAGCATGCTCGCGCTCTGGGCGCGCGCCGGCAGGTCCGAGGCGATTCGCGGCGGCTCGGAGCGCCCGGCGGCGGCCGCCGACGATTGA